A stretch of the Corylus avellana chromosome ca6, CavTom2PMs-1.0 genome encodes the following:
- the LOC132184816 gene encoding pathogen-related protein-like, translating into MASSNAPEQDKYRHYLSEEEVKNTKWRFGVPDYSVVNKLFEEGRTKIWPAGSLEDKVQRLVKTWEMEFFHKTNFDDFKTIDPKKFTFGLNGRKGLNLEEIGKLGGGYNPLLQTSLPEKFRGYNPDGETNESSHRTFTTTFPRGFALEILHVYSGPPVIVYKFRHWGYMEGPFKGHAPTGERVELYGMAIFEVDEEMRVVKVEFFFDRGQLLGGLLKGASLDGSAEEAASNCPVLRQTG; encoded by the exons ATGGCATCTTCAAACGCTCCTGAGCAAGACAAGTATCGGCATTACTTGAGCGAAGAAGAAGTCAAGAACACCAAATGGAGGTTTGGTGTCCCTGACTATAGTGTTGTCAACAAGCTCTTTGAAGAAGGCAGAACTAAG ATTTGGCCTGCTGGGTCGCTTGAAGATAAGGTGCAGAGGCTTGTAAAGACATGGGAAATGGAATTTTTCCATAAGACCAACTTTGATGACTTCAAAACCATTGATCCCAAGAAGTTTACTTTCGGCTTAAATG GAAGGAAGGGtctaaatttggaagaaatAGGCAAACTTGGGGGAGGCTATAACCCTCTGCTACAGACCTCTCTGCCTGAGAAATTCAGGGGCTACAATCCAGATGGAGAAACCAACGAATCTTCTCATCGGACTTTCACGACAACGTTCCCTCGCGGGTTTGCCTTGGAGATTCTCCATGTTTATAGTGGGCCGCCGGTGATTGTGTACAAATTCAGGCATTGGGGTTACATGGAGGGCCCTTTCAAAGGCCATGCCCCTACTGGAGAAAGGGTTGAACTCTATGGAATGGCCATTTTTGAG GTGGACGAGGAGATGAGAGTGGTGAAGGTGGAGTTCTTCTTCGACCGTGGTCAGTTGCTCGGAGGTCTTCTGAAAGGTGCTAGCTTGGATGGCTCTGCCGAGGAGGCGGCTTCAAACTGCCCTGTGCTTAGGCAAACAGGGTAG